One window of the Ureibacillus sp. FSL W7-1570 genome contains the following:
- a CDS encoding DEAD/DEAH box helicase family protein has product MKLKFISDLDYQKQAIDSVVQIFKGQQMKQSNFTVYYGTQEEAGMIQTALGVGNRLDLTSQEILKNVQAIQMKNGLPRSETLDGMNFTVEMETGTGKTYVYLRTIYELNKHYGFTKFVIVVPSVAIREGVYKSLQITKEHFNELYNRTPLEYFIYDSQKLDKVRNFATATTIQVMIINIDAFRKSFEDPEKEDKANVIHRTNDRLNGYRPIEFIQQTNPIVIIDEPQSVDTTPKSKEAIASLNPLCTLRYSATHVDKYNMVYRLDAVDAYNQKLVKKIEVMSVRSEESFNVPYIKLVEVKEGKAKIELDVETRGKVKRTTKTVKYGDDLYDISGERELYRGYMVEQIDWTEGNESIEVNGHYLRVGDVIGDIDDDTIKRYQIRKTIEEHLDKELRLRPRGIKVLSLFFIDKVANYRDYDKDGNPIKGKYAIMFEEEYKKLIQKPKYRTLFNDIDVDMDVEKVHNGYFAQDKKGRLKDTKGNTEADTDVYNLIMKDKERLLSLDEPLRFIFSHSALREGWDNPNVFQICTLKDSAGTYVSRRQEIGRGLRLAVNQNGERVQDYNVNTLTVMANESYEEFVASLQKEMEEETGVTFGKFEKHVFAKLVYIDSDTEEPVQMGYELSAKLYEELKQYDYIDENGKAKPSLKEALDKHELNFSDEFQPWKQAVIKEIRHYLQRLPIKNANDRKKVQLNKAILDSEEFIQLWEKIKYKTVYSVEFDSEQLIKKSIASIQKIPPIHKIRILSRKDQVTMDKVEGIHAQTVRESAEDYATVHHTLPDLITELQNRTNLTRKTLVRILTGCKRLDDFKNNPQKFIEEVTKIIQREMRLLLNDGVKYYKIGNDAYYAVELFQNEELLAYLNDNAIRSEKSPFDYIVYDSDIEASFAQRFENDENVKVYVKLPSWFKIDTPIGSYNPDWALVIDKNGEEKLYFVLETKGTEIEEFLRPEERAKIDFARKHFEAIGTNIEFIGPEKDVDRFMLRAISCP; this is encoded by the coding sequence ATGAAGTTAAAGTTTATTTCTGACTTAGATTATCAAAAGCAGGCGATTGATTCCGTTGTGCAAATTTTTAAAGGCCAACAAATGAAACAGTCCAATTTTACCGTATATTACGGAACGCAAGAAGAAGCCGGCATGATTCAAACGGCATTAGGCGTAGGGAACCGTTTGGACCTTACTTCTCAAGAAATTTTAAAAAATGTCCAAGCCATCCAAATGAAGAACGGTTTGCCGCGCAGCGAAACGCTCGATGGGATGAATTTTACCGTTGAAATGGAAACGGGAACCGGGAAAACGTATGTGTATTTACGGACGATTTACGAATTAAATAAACATTACGGTTTTACAAAGTTTGTCATTGTCGTGCCATCTGTGGCGATTCGCGAAGGTGTGTATAAGTCTTTGCAAATTACGAAAGAGCATTTTAACGAGTTGTACAACCGTACACCGTTAGAATACTTCATTTATGATTCGCAAAAGCTCGATAAAGTGCGTAACTTTGCGACGGCAACAACGATTCAAGTGATGATTATTAATATCGATGCCTTCCGTAAAAGTTTTGAAGACCCGGAAAAAGAAGATAAAGCAAACGTTATTCATCGGACGAACGACCGACTAAACGGTTATCGGCCAATTGAATTTATTCAACAAACGAATCCAATTGTCATCATCGATGAGCCACAAAGTGTCGATACGACACCGAAGTCCAAAGAGGCGATCGCATCACTCAATCCGTTATGTACGTTGCGTTATTCGGCTACCCATGTCGATAAATACAACATGGTGTACCGTCTTGATGCAGTGGATGCCTATAATCAAAAACTCGTAAAGAAAATTGAAGTAATGTCCGTCCGTTCTGAAGAATCATTTAACGTCCCTTATATAAAATTAGTAGAAGTAAAAGAAGGAAAAGCAAAAATTGAACTTGATGTTGAAACGCGCGGCAAAGTGAAACGAACAACAAAAACAGTGAAGTATGGGGACGATTTATACGATATTTCTGGAGAACGGGAATTGTACCGCGGCTATATGGTGGAACAAATTGATTGGACAGAAGGAAATGAGTCCATTGAAGTAAACGGTCATTATTTGCGAGTAGGTGACGTCATTGGCGATATTGACGACGATACGATTAAACGATATCAAATCCGCAAAACGATTGAGGAGCATCTAGATAAAGAACTGCGTCTAAGACCGCGCGGCATTAAAGTGTTAAGTCTTTTCTTTATTGATAAAGTGGCCAACTATCGTGATTATGATAAAGATGGTAATCCAATTAAAGGAAAATATGCCATCATGTTTGAAGAAGAATACAAGAAATTAATTCAGAAGCCAAAATATCGTACATTATTTAATGACATCGATGTTGATATGGATGTAGAGAAAGTTCATAACGGATATTTTGCGCAAGATAAAAAAGGAAGGTTAAAAGATACAAAGGGAAATACAGAAGCGGATACAGATGTCTACAATTTGATTATGAAAGACAAAGAGCGTTTATTAAGCTTAGACGAGCCGCTTCGCTTTATTTTCTCACACTCGGCACTTCGCGAAGGATGGGATAACCCGAATGTGTTTCAAATTTGTACGTTAAAAGATTCAGCGGGGACGTATGTATCAAGGCGGCAGGAGATTGGCCGCGGCTTACGTTTAGCAGTGAACCAAAATGGCGAACGTGTCCAAGACTATAACGTCAACACGTTAACGGTTATGGCAAATGAATCATATGAAGAGTTTGTCGCCTCTTTGCAAAAGGAAATGGAAGAGGAGACAGGCGTAACATTTGGCAAATTCGAAAAGCATGTGTTTGCGAAGCTAGTGTATATCGATTCAGATACAGAAGAACCTGTGCAAATGGGGTATGAGTTGTCGGCAAAATTATATGAAGAACTGAAACAATATGATTATATTGATGAAAATGGAAAGGCAAAGCCATCGTTAAAAGAAGCATTAGACAAGCATGAATTAAATTTCAGTGATGAGTTTCAACCTTGGAAACAAGCGGTTATAAAAGAAATACGACACTATTTACAACGCTTGCCGATAAAAAATGCAAACGATCGAAAAAAAGTTCAATTGAATAAAGCGATTTTAGATAGTGAAGAGTTTATTCAGTTGTGGGAGAAAATAAAATATAAAACTGTCTATTCTGTTGAATTTGATAGCGAACAATTAATTAAGAAAAGCATTGCAAGCATTCAAAAAATACCGCCGATTCATAAAATTCGTATTTTAAGCCGAAAAGATCAAGTGACGATGGACAAAGTGGAAGGAATTCATGCGCAAACGGTGAGAGAAAGCGCCGAAGATTATGCAACTGTTCATCACACTTTACCAGATTTAATTACCGAATTGCAAAATCGCACAAATTTAACACGCAAAACGCTTGTCCGTATTTTAACAGGCTGCAAGCGGCTTGACGATTTTAAAAATAACCCGCAAAAGTTTATTGAAGAAGTGACGAAAATCATCCAGCGGGAAATGAGGTTATTGCTCAATGACGGTGTCAAATATTACAAAATCGGCAACGATGCGTATTATGCCGTCGAATTGTTCCAAAACGAAGAGCTGCTGGCCTACTTAAACGACAATGCTATTCGAAGTGAGAAATCACCGTTTGACTATATTGTTTATGATTCAGATATTGAAGCAAGTTTTGCCCAGCGCTTTGAAAACGACGAAAACGTCAAAGTCTACGTCAAACTACCAAGTTGGTTCAAAATCGACACCCCAATCGGTTCCTATAATCCTGACTGGGCACTTGTCATTGACAAAAATGGTGAGGAAAAACTGTACTTCGTTCTTGAAACAAAAGGTACAGAAATCGAAGAATTTTTACGTCCGGAAGAAAGAGCGAAAATCGACTTTGCCCGCAAACACTTTGAAGCCATCGGTACAAATATCGAATTCATAGGACCGGAGAAAGATGTTGATCGATTTATGTTACGAGCAATAAGTTGTCCATAA
- a CDS encoding helicase-related protein: MSRGIIDNKQSGLVGDVLKEYIAKGSKLSVAAAQFTLYAFVELKKELFQLEEFRFIFTEPAFVQGGNLLKEQMEKKEALLYGVEEEQKYKVELNQAYIAKEFAKWLKQKAQIKSVTNQRIQGGLYHVENKDGTQIGLVGGAPFSSPGLGYSNSSNIYINNIVDDTESNTQLLRNFEAIWQNEYALQDVKKQILRRLEVLYKENSPEFIYFVTLYNLFKDFLQDTKDYEALQTRTGFENTLIWNKLYDFQRDGVIGAINKIETYGGCIIADSVGLGKTFEALAVIKYYELRNHRVLVLAPKKLRENWAIYRLNDKRNIVAEDRFSYDLLNHTDLSRERGYSGDINLEHVNWGNYDLVVIDESHNFRNNDPRNDRVTRYSRLMNDIIKAGVKTKVLMLSATPVNNKLDDLKNQIAFITEGNDKALAEMANIKSISQTIRLAQSQFNKWSNLPEEKRTTERLLEMLSWDYFTLLDSLTIARSRRHIEKYYNVKDIGQFPMRLKPINIKETIDEKDEFPALEKINNEILRLRLAVYSPMQYILPHMKDVYSEKYDTKVANGRIFKQTDRENSLVHLMKSNLLKRLESSIHSFSLTLQNIIHNIDSLIDKIDNYNPGNETIGDITDIDIEDPELEDALIGSKVKILMKDMDLIRWKQDLLYDREILAKLLVQAKKVTPERDKKILALKKVIKNKIENPINGQNKKLLIFTAFADTAKYLYENLHQWILQNFGLHSAVVTGSEHPKTTLKFKKVDFNSVLTNFSPISKERAKVMPNMTEEIDILIATDCISEGQNLQDCDYLVNYDIHWNPVRIIQRFGRIDRLGSKNERIQLVNFWPSMELDEYINLVGRVKDRMTILDISSTGEENVIADNSNEMKDLEYRRKQLEKLQNEVIDLEDISGNISLTDFTMDDFRMDLLNFMKKNKDVIEKAPLGLFSITTNKNEKLREEIKPGVIFCLKQINNFTASSEQNALHPYYLIYVKEDGEVLYNHVHIKKILDIYRSLCNGQKEVEQQLYAAFYEETKHGKDMGRYKTLLEKAVEDIVGKIDQQLTLNIFSLGNLDSLVTNANTSLQDFEIISYLIIKG, from the coding sequence ATGTCGAGAGGAATTATTGATAATAAACAAAGTGGATTAGTGGGGGATGTATTAAAAGAATATATTGCAAAGGGCAGTAAGTTATCTGTTGCTGCTGCACAATTTACTTTATATGCTTTTGTCGAATTAAAGAAAGAGCTTTTTCAATTAGAGGAGTTTCGCTTTATTTTCACAGAGCCTGCTTTTGTACAAGGCGGCAACTTATTAAAGGAACAAATGGAAAAAAAAGAAGCTTTGTTGTATGGGGTTGAAGAAGAACAAAAATATAAAGTAGAGTTAAACCAAGCCTATATCGCTAAAGAATTTGCAAAATGGTTGAAACAAAAAGCACAAATCAAGTCAGTTACTAATCAGCGAATTCAAGGCGGACTATATCATGTCGAAAACAAAGACGGAACGCAAATCGGCCTTGTCGGTGGAGCACCATTCTCAAGTCCGGGATTAGGCTACAGCAACTCATCCAATATATACATTAACAATATTGTAGATGATACGGAATCAAATACACAACTCCTTCGCAATTTCGAGGCGATTTGGCAAAATGAGTATGCATTACAAGATGTGAAAAAACAAATATTACGGCGTTTAGAAGTGTTATATAAAGAAAATTCGCCGGAGTTTATTTACTTTGTTACACTCTACAATCTTTTCAAAGATTTTTTACAAGATACGAAAGATTACGAGGCGTTACAAACGAGAACAGGGTTTGAAAATACGCTGATTTGGAATAAACTTTATGATTTTCAGCGCGATGGTGTGATTGGTGCCATCAACAAAATCGAAACGTACGGCGGCTGCATTATTGCCGATAGCGTCGGTTTAGGAAAAACGTTTGAAGCGTTAGCGGTCATTAAATATTATGAATTGCGCAATCATCGTGTTCTTGTACTAGCACCGAAAAAATTGAGAGAAAACTGGGCGATTTACCGTTTAAACGATAAACGAAATATCGTAGCCGAAGACCGTTTTTCTTATGATTTGTTGAACCATACTGATTTATCTCGGGAACGTGGCTATAGCGGAGACATTAACCTCGAACATGTAAACTGGGGGAACTACGATTTAGTTGTCATCGACGAATCTCATAATTTCCGCAATAACGATCCGCGCAACGACCGCGTCACAAGATATTCAAGACTAATGAACGATATTATTAAAGCGGGGGTAAAAACGAAAGTGTTGATGCTTTCCGCTACTCCGGTTAACAATAAGCTCGATGACTTAAAAAATCAAATTGCCTTTATTACCGAAGGAAATGACAAAGCGTTAGCGGAAATGGCAAACATTAAAAGCATCAGCCAAACGATTCGTTTGGCGCAATCACAGTTTAACAAATGGAGCAACTTGCCTGAAGAAAAACGGACAACCGAACGATTGCTGGAAATGTTAAGCTGGGATTATTTCACACTTCTTGATTCGCTAACGATTGCTCGCTCTCGTCGGCATATTGAAAAATATTATAATGTGAAAGATATCGGTCAATTTCCAATGCGTTTAAAGCCAATCAATATAAAGGAAACGATTGATGAAAAAGATGAGTTTCCAGCACTTGAAAAAATTAATAACGAAATATTGCGTTTACGATTAGCGGTGTATTCGCCGATGCAATATATTTTGCCGCACATGAAAGACGTCTATAGCGAAAAATACGATACGAAAGTCGCCAATGGAAGAATTTTTAAACAAACAGACCGCGAAAATAGCCTTGTACATTTGATGAAATCGAATTTATTAAAACGTTTAGAAAGCAGCATTCATTCGTTTTCTCTAACATTACAAAATATTATTCATAATATTGATTCACTAATTGATAAAATTGATAACTATAATCCAGGAAATGAAACGATCGGAGACATTACAGATATTGATATTGAAGACCCAGAATTAGAAGATGCGCTCATTGGATCCAAAGTAAAAATATTAATGAAAGACATGGATCTCATTCGCTGGAAGCAAGATTTGCTGTATGACCGCGAGATTTTAGCAAAGCTGCTCGTACAGGCAAAAAAGGTTACACCTGAGCGTGATAAAAAAATATTGGCATTAAAAAAAGTGATTAAAAATAAAATTGAAAATCCAATTAATGGCCAAAATAAGAAACTATTAATTTTTACAGCATTTGCTGATACGGCAAAATATTTATATGAGAACTTACATCAGTGGATTTTACAAAATTTCGGGCTGCACTCTGCCGTTGTCACAGGTTCAGAGCATCCAAAAACAACATTGAAGTTCAAAAAAGTGGATTTCAATAGTGTGTTAACGAACTTTTCACCCATTTCTAAAGAGAGAGCGAAAGTCATGCCGAATATGACAGAAGAGATTGATATTCTCATTGCAACCGACTGTATTTCTGAAGGGCAAAACTTGCAAGATTGCGATTATCTTGTCAATTATGATATCCACTGGAACCCAGTGCGTATCATTCAACGATTTGGACGTATTGACCGACTTGGAAGTAAAAATGAACGTATTCAGTTAGTGAACTTTTGGCCGTCGATGGAGTTAGACGAATATATTAATCTAGTCGGCAGGGTCAAAGACCGAATGACCATTCTTGATATCTCTTCCACCGGGGAAGAAAACGTTATCGCCGACAACAGCAACGAAATGAAAGATTTAGAGTATCGCCGGAAACAACTCGAAAAATTACAAAATGAAGTCATTGATTTAGAAGATATTTCTGGGAATATTTCATTAACGGATTTCACGATGGATGATTTCCGAATGGATTTATTAAATTTCATGAAGAAAAACAAAGATGTAATCGAGAAGGCTCCTTTAGGTCTATTTAGTATTACAACGAATAAAAATGAAAAACTTCGAGAAGAAATTAAGCCGGGAGTCATTTTCTGCTTGAAACAAATCAATAACTTTACAGCCTCTAGCGAACAAAACGCACTTCATCCATATTATTTGATTTATGTGAAAGAAGACGGCGAAGTGTTATATAACCATGTCCATATCAAGAAAATTCTCGATATCTATCGTTCGCTATGTAATGGACAAAAGGAAGTAGAACAACAGCTGTATGCGGCATTTTATGAAGAAACAAAGCACGGTAAAGACATGGGGCGATATAAAACGCTGTTAGAAAAAGCGGTTGAAGATATCGTTGGGAAAATCGATCAGCAATTGACATTGAATATTTTTAGCTTAGGAAACTTAGATAGTCTTGTGACAAATGCGAATACAAGCTTGCAGGATTTTGAAATCATTTCTTATCTCATTATAAAAGGGTGA
- a CDS encoding DUF4391 domain-containing protein — protein MARLTFYRMIGLDDKVRPLNKKLDKKMFYDFADLNKKEKDYITKYIERMELSYLLTPSTINIQPFINEEYHYEGVMFITIQLREEAKDNHLPVIGEIIQGALPNPVVIVFEKQGNFQIGTCLKRLNKVDMSQVVLEESYYTPWFQLDGDDETVHQFIKTIHITNLSFSHFFQFYKDIHLAVQAFQHTKVVGAFIVAEDEEAQQLIAQIQAHEAEITKWKNKLKKETQFNRKVEMNIKIQQLTKQMEQLKQQLQ, from the coding sequence ATGGCTAGATTAACGTTTTACCGTATGATTGGGCTGGACGATAAAGTTCGTCCGCTCAATAAAAAATTAGATAAAAAGATGTTCTATGATTTCGCCGATTTAAACAAGAAAGAAAAAGACTACATTACAAAATATATTGAACGAATGGAATTAAGTTATTTATTAACCCCGAGCACAATCAATATCCAGCCATTTATCAACGAAGAATACCATTATGAAGGGGTTATGTTTATTACGATTCAACTGAGGGAGGAAGCGAAAGACAATCATCTGCCGGTCATCGGTGAAATCATCCAAGGGGCGCTTCCGAACCCTGTGGTGATTGTCTTTGAAAAGCAAGGAAACTTTCAAATCGGCACATGCTTAAAACGATTAAATAAAGTAGATATGTCGCAGGTTGTACTGGAAGAATCGTATTACACTCCTTGGTTTCAATTGGACGGGGATGATGAAACGGTCCATCAGTTTATAAAAACGATTCATATTACGAACCTATCATTTTCTCATTTTTTTCAGTTTTATAAAGATATTCATTTAGCGGTACAAGCGTTTCAACATACAAAGGTTGTCGGAGCGTTTATCGTTGCAGAAGATGAAGAAGCACAGCAGCTCATTGCGCAAATCCAAGCACACGAAGCGGAAATAACGAAATGGAAAAATAAACTAAAAAAAGAAACGCAGTTTAATCGAAAAGTAGAGATGAATATTAAAATTCAACAGTTAACAAAACAAATGGAACAGTTAAAGCAACAATTGCAATGA
- a CDS encoding site-specific DNA-methyltransferase, whose protein sequence is MEKLDGKSMDLVKTNIEALKQLFPEVVTEGKIDFEKLKLVLGEEIEKRNERYEFTWHGKTQAMKLAQTPSTGTLRPDKASSKNWDTTENLYIEGDNLEVLKLLQKSYFGKIKMIYIDPPYNTGKDFVYKDDFRDNIKNYKEMTQQTTKANTETSGRYHTDWLNMMYPRLKLARNLLREDGVIFISIDDTEAANLRKLCDEVFGETNFVTTFIWQRAFAPVNMNKFASRNHDFILCYAKKIDSLLLYGLSRSEDADGRYSNPDNDPRGPWMSGDLSVGPVVEEKVYEIITPSGRRVLPPEGRCWVLTKERFEEYRKDNRIWFGKDGNNVPRLKRFLSEVKSTITPLTVWTYQEVSHSQDAKKELKELFNNQSVMDYPKPVKLIRRILELSTRDHDIVLDFFSGSATTAHAVMQLNAEDGGNRKFIMVQLPELTDEKSEAYKAGYKNICEIGKERIRRAGEKIVQETGKTDLDIGFKVFKLDSSNVKTWDPDFENLEQTLLDLQNNIKEDEDRTKEDLLYEILLKIGLPLTTPIEEIDYKGKTIYNVGFGSVLLCLENEIDLDIVNEMMKHKSEHMTPKVIFKESGFINDSVKTNAIQTLKKNGITDVRSV, encoded by the coding sequence ATGGAAAAACTAGACGGAAAATCGATGGATTTAGTGAAAACAAATATTGAAGCGTTAAAGCAGTTGTTCCCGGAAGTCGTGACCGAAGGAAAAATCGACTTTGAAAAATTAAAACTTGTGCTTGGAGAAGAAATTGAAAAACGCAATGAACGATATGAATTCACATGGCACGGCAAAACGCAAGCGATGAAACTAGCACAAACGCCATCAACGGGAACACTCCGCCCAGACAAAGCATCCAGCAAAAACTGGGATACAACGGAAAACCTTTATATTGAAGGAGACAACCTCGAAGTACTAAAGTTGTTGCAAAAATCATACTTTGGCAAGATTAAAATGATTTATATCGACCCGCCGTATAATACGGGGAAAGACTTTGTGTACAAAGATGATTTCAGGGATAACATTAAAAACTATAAAGAAATGACACAACAAACAACAAAAGCGAATACGGAGACAAGCGGACGATACCATACTGATTGGTTGAATATGATGTATCCGAGATTGAAATTGGCAAGGAATTTGTTGAGAGAGGACGGGGTTATTTTTATATCTATTGATGACACGGAAGCAGCAAATTTGAGAAAATTATGTGATGAGGTATTTGGTGAAACCAATTTTGTAACAACTTTTATTTGGCAAAGAGCTTTTGCACCTGTTAATATGAATAAGTTTGCTTCTCGTAACCATGATTTTATTTTATGTTACGCTAAAAAAATTGATAGTTTATTACTCTATGGCCTATCAAGAAGTGAAGATGCTGATGGAAGGTATTCTAATCCTGATAATGATCCTAGAGGACCTTGGATGTCAGGAGATTTATCGGTAGGTCCAGTTGTTGAAGAGAAAGTATATGAAATAATTACACCAAGTGGAAGAAGAGTTTTACCTCCAGAGGGGCGTTGTTGGGTCTTAACAAAGGAAAGATTTGAAGAATATCGTAAAGATAATCGAATTTGGTTCGGTAAAGACGGTAACAATGTCCCACGTTTAAAACGATTTTTAAGTGAGGTAAAATCTACTATTACTCCATTGACTGTATGGACATATCAAGAAGTATCACATTCACAAGATGCTAAAAAGGAATTAAAAGAATTATTTAATAATCAGTCGGTAATGGATTATCCTAAACCAGTAAAATTGATAAGAAGAATATTAGAGTTATCTACAAGAGATCATGATATAGTATTAGACTTTTTCTCCGGCTCCGCCACCACCGCCCACGCGGTAATGCAGTTAAACGCTGAAGACGGTGGAAATCGCAAATTCATCATGGTACAGTTGCCAGAATTAACAGATGAAAAATCAGAAGCGTATAAAGCCGGTTACAAAAACATTTGTGAAATCGGGAAAGAACGTATTCGCCGCGCTGGTGAAAAAATTGTTCAAGAAACAGGAAAAACGGATTTAGATATTGGTTTTAAAGTGTTTAAGCTTGATTCTTCCAATGTCAAAACGTGGGACCCTGATTTCGAGAACTTGGAGCAGACCCTTTTAGATTTACAGAACAACATCAAAGAAGACGAAGACCGTACAAAAGAAGACTTATTGTATGAAATTTTACTAAAAATTGGCTTACCGCTCACAACGCCAATCGAAGAGATTGACTATAAGGGTAAAACCATTTACAACGTCGGTTTTGGTTCTGTCTTATTATGCTTAGAAAATGAAATTGACTTAGACATTGTCAATGAAATGATGAAACATAAGTCAGAGCACATGACACCAAAAGTGATTTTCAAAGAGTCTGGTTTCATCAATGATTCAGTGAAAACAAATGCGATTCAAACATTGAAAAAGAACGGAATCACGGATGTTAGGAGTGTATAA
- a CDS encoding IS4 family transposase, translated as MDKFTRKTSFEQWFSPINRPLFDDLVKTHQLNHYTKKLYMASFMKLLLYAQLHETESLRALSDAVFLEELQRATGLESISFSQLGRRINTIPTEFFQTIFLDLVAQIHRKTNFQTRRKVTTPLKIIDSSTLPLNLTNHKWAEFRKTKSGVKLHLRLVFMEKGLSYPDQAVLTNANEHDRGQLEVFVDDKECMYVFDRGYLDYGRFDQMTEDGYFFVTRLRKNAVVRVLESFSLPEDSPVFSDEMVVIGTPQNRSENVFRLLKLHDTKRNELHLLTNRFDMDADEIAETYQSCWAIELFFKWMKQHLNIKKFFGHSEQAVHHQVYVAMIVYCLNVLAQLNTNSERSYLQISRYLKASLWKSAHIWLRKIEGNGVP; from the coding sequence ATGGATAAGTTTACACGAAAAACATCATTTGAACAATGGTTTTCACCGATTAATCGTCCATTATTTGACGACCTAGTGAAAACACATCAATTAAATCACTATACCAAGAAGCTTTATATGGCTTCATTTATGAAACTGCTTTTGTATGCCCAACTCCATGAAACCGAGAGTTTACGGGCGTTGAGTGACGCTGTCTTTTTAGAAGAATTACAACGAGCAACGGGATTGGAATCGATTAGTTTTTCACAGTTAGGGAGACGAATCAATACCATCCCAACTGAGTTCTTTCAAACGATTTTTCTCGATTTAGTGGCACAAATTCATCGGAAAACCAATTTCCAAACAAGAAGAAAAGTGACAACGCCTTTGAAAATCATTGATTCGAGTACATTACCGCTTAATTTGACCAATCATAAGTGGGCAGAGTTTCGAAAAACAAAATCAGGAGTAAAGCTTCACTTACGACTTGTTTTTATGGAAAAAGGACTCTCCTATCCAGATCAAGCCGTACTCACGAATGCCAACGAACATGATCGTGGTCAACTAGAAGTATTCGTGGATGACAAAGAATGCATGTACGTGTTTGATCGTGGTTACTTGGATTATGGGCGCTTTGATCAAATGACGGAAGATGGCTATTTCTTTGTGACCCGTTTGCGTAAAAACGCTGTTGTCCGAGTGTTAGAATCCTTTTCGTTACCAGAAGATTCACCCGTATTCTCTGATGAAATGGTTGTCATTGGAACACCACAAAATCGTTCTGAAAACGTGTTTCGCTTACTCAAATTGCATGATACAAAAAGAAATGAGCTTCATTTACTGACAAATCGGTTTGACATGGACGCAGATGAAATTGCAGAAACCTACCAATCATGTTGGGCAATCGAACTTTTTTTCAAATGGATGAAACAACATCTGAACATTAAAAAGTTTTTTGGTCACAGTGAACAAGCTGTACATCATCAAGTGTACGTAGCCATGATAGTGTACTGTCTGAATGTTTTAGCTCAGTTGAACACGAATAGCGAACGCAGTTACTTACAAATTAGTCGCTATTTGAAGGCTTCTTTGTGGAAATCCGCTCACATTTGGTTACGAAAAATCGAAGGAAACGGCGTCCCATAA
- a CDS encoding WYL domain-containing protein, translating to MKYRRILAIIEYLWKYSSKQHPKSIEDILQYLEMHQIEGGLKAVRNDLKFLTSGESFIKVETSQSGRNQFIHYWIADRFFEIHELRYLMDAISSARFISEKETQQIIEKLKAFVSEDEAVLLENQLVHTFAKIDSPQFANTVQTIHQAIAEKRVIQFQYGRYSAEKEFVLSGSPDPKTYLIHPYGIIWNEEMYYLIGYNTIKEGIHHYRIDRIRDIRMLEQKFAVQPGFDINKYRNLLFFMFGGEESSIEVIFKNNLAPAVIDRFGLNADIKRVDDDHFRLITRAIISKGLVRWLLSWGADAKVVYPKRLVEEMEEEAERLYKQYLGERD from the coding sequence ATGAAGTATAGACGAATCTTGGCGATTATTGAATATTTATGGAAATATTCTTCCAAACAACATCCGAAGTCGATTGAAGATATTTTGCAATATTTGGAGATGCATCAAATTGAAGGAGGATTAAAAGCGGTTCGAAATGATTTGAAGTTTTTGACTTCGGGGGAATCGTTCATTAAAGTGGAAACAAGCCAAAGCGGAAGAAATCAATTTATACATTATTGGATTGCGGATCGATTTTTTGAAATCCATGAGCTGCGCTATTTGATGGATGCCATTTCTTCGGCCCGTTTCATATCCGAGAAAGAAACGCAGCAAATCATCGAAAAGTTGAAAGCCTTTGTTTCCGAAGATGAAGCGGTTTTATTGGAGAACCAGCTGGTCCATACCTTTGCGAAAATCGACAGTCCGCAATTTGCCAACACGGTTCAAACCATTCACCAGGCCATTGCCGAAAAGCGGGTCATTCAGTTCCAATATGGAAGATACTCCGCCGAGAAGGAATTTGTGCTATCCGGAAGCCCGGATCCCAAAACATACCTCATCCATCCATATGGGATTATTTGGAATGAGGAGATGTATTATTTGATTGGATATAACACGATAAAGGAAGGTATCCACCATTATCGGATTGACCGGATCAGGGATATCCGCATGCTGGAACAGAAATTTGCCGTGCAGCCGGGCTTTGATATCAACAAGTATCGCAATCTGCTGTTTTTCATGTTTGGCGGGGAAGAGTCGTCCATCGAGGTGATTTTTAAAAATAATTTGGCGCCCGCCGTGATTGACCGCTTTGGCCTTAACGCCGACATCAAAAGGGTGGACGACGACCATTTTCGCTTAATCACAAGAGCTATCATCAGCAAAGGGCTCGTGCGCTGGCTGCTTTCATGGGGGGCAGATGCGAAAGTGGTCTATCCGAAGAGGCTGGTGGAAGAGATGGAGGAGGAAGCGGAGAGGTTGTATAAACAATATCTTGGGGAGAGAGATTGA